Proteins from one Gossypium raimondii isolate GPD5lz chromosome 8, ASM2569854v1, whole genome shotgun sequence genomic window:
- the LOC105790988 gene encoding uncharacterized protein LOC105790988 isoform X1, producing the protein MALLFSLPPPSSPSSSSPSFSSHCFTISLSSGHQSCRRIRFLPVAATTTTHNRQHSIPLDKSSLAVAEASEEDQLWAAACLRVRSFYDFQASSYGIHDHKRYLAEREFVALKERIAGKREGFKRVSCINATLPLSQLSSSENDLCAACKFTSNGEDRVVVGTLDLNQCLWLPEEIAGTKPEGIEADFGRAYLSNVCVARELHRNGLGYDIVTKSKIVAEEWGITDLYVHVAVDNEPAKNLYMKSGFIHENDEPAWQARFLDRPRRILLWIGLPCTNEL; encoded by the exons atgGCACTCCTCTTCTCGTTACCTCCGCCTTCTTCTCCTTCCTCCTCTTCTCCTTCGTTTTCTTCACATTGTTTTACCATTTCACTCTCTTCCGGCCACCAATCCTGTCGCCGTATCCGGTTTCTGCCAGTCGCAGCTACCACCACCACTCACAATCGTCAGCATTCCATTCCTCTTGACAAGTCTTCGCTAGCTGTTGCTGAAGCGTCGGAGGAGGACCAGCTTTGGGCAGCCGCTTGCCTCCGTGTTCGCTCCTTCTATGACTTCCAGGCTTCCTCCTATGGCATCCAT GATCATAAAAGGTACTTGGCGGAACGTGAATTTGTTGCGCTAAAGGAAAGAATTGCTGGGAAGAGGGAGGGCTTTAAGAGAGTTTCTTGCATAAATGCTACGCTTCCATTGTCACAATTGTCAAGCTCTGAAAATGATTTATGTGCTGCATGTAAG TTTACTTCCAATGGAGAGGATAGAGTAGTTGTTGGAACCCTTGATCTTAACCAATGTCTTTGGCTTCCAGAAGAAATAGCTGGAACAAAACCAGAG GGGATTGAAGCTGATTTTGGAAGAGCATACTTGAGCAATGTATGTGTTGCAAGGGAACTGCACAGAAATGGCTTAGGTTATGACATTGTCACAAAATCAAAGATAGTTGCCGAAGAATGGG GCATAACTGATCTATATGTACATGTTGCTGTCGACAATGAGCCAGCGAAGAATTTGTACATGAAAAGTGGTttcattcatgaaaatgatgagcCTGCTTGGCAAGCTAGATTTCTAGATAGGCCCCGACGGATTCTTTTATGGATTGGTCTTCCTTGCACTAATGAGTTGTAA
- the LOC105790988 gene encoding uncharacterized protein LOC105790988 isoform X2, translating to MALLFSLPPPSSPSSSSPSFSSHCFTISLSSGHQSCRRIRFLPVAATTTTHNRQHSIPLDKSSLAVAEASEEDQLWAAACLRVRSFYDFQASSYGIHDHKRYLAEREFVALKERIAGKREGFKRVSCINATLPLSQLSSSENDLCAACKGIEADFGRAYLSNVCVARELHRNGLGYDIVTKSKIVAEEWGITDLYVHVAVDNEPAKNLYMKSGFIHENDEPAWQARFLDRPRRILLWIGLPCTNEL from the exons atgGCACTCCTCTTCTCGTTACCTCCGCCTTCTTCTCCTTCCTCCTCTTCTCCTTCGTTTTCTTCACATTGTTTTACCATTTCACTCTCTTCCGGCCACCAATCCTGTCGCCGTATCCGGTTTCTGCCAGTCGCAGCTACCACCACCACTCACAATCGTCAGCATTCCATTCCTCTTGACAAGTCTTCGCTAGCTGTTGCTGAAGCGTCGGAGGAGGACCAGCTTTGGGCAGCCGCTTGCCTCCGTGTTCGCTCCTTCTATGACTTCCAGGCTTCCTCCTATGGCATCCAT GATCATAAAAGGTACTTGGCGGAACGTGAATTTGTTGCGCTAAAGGAAAGAATTGCTGGGAAGAGGGAGGGCTTTAAGAGAGTTTCTTGCATAAATGCTACGCTTCCATTGTCACAATTGTCAAGCTCTGAAAATGATTTATGTGCTGCATGTAAG GGGATTGAAGCTGATTTTGGAAGAGCATACTTGAGCAATGTATGTGTTGCAAGGGAACTGCACAGAAATGGCTTAGGTTATGACATTGTCACAAAATCAAAGATAGTTGCCGAAGAATGGG GCATAACTGATCTATATGTACATGTTGCTGTCGACAATGAGCCAGCGAAGAATTTGTACATGAAAAGTGGTttcattcatgaaaatgatgagcCTGCTTGGCAAGCTAGATTTCTAGATAGGCCCCGACGGATTCTTTTATGGATTGGTCTTCCTTGCACTAATGAGTTGTAA
- the LOC105790988 gene encoding uncharacterized protein LOC105790988 isoform X3: MALLFSLPPPSSPSSSSPSFSSHCFTISLSSGHQSCRRIRFLPVAATTTTHNRQHSIPLDKSSLAVAEASEEDQLWAAACLRVRSFYDFQASSYGIHFTSNGEDRVVVGTLDLNQCLWLPEEIAGTKPEGIEADFGRAYLSNVCVARELHRNGLGYDIVTKSKIVAEEWGITDLYVHVAVDNEPAKNLYMKSGFIHENDEPAWQARFLDRPRRILLWIGLPCTNEL, encoded by the exons atgGCACTCCTCTTCTCGTTACCTCCGCCTTCTTCTCCTTCCTCCTCTTCTCCTTCGTTTTCTTCACATTGTTTTACCATTTCACTCTCTTCCGGCCACCAATCCTGTCGCCGTATCCGGTTTCTGCCAGTCGCAGCTACCACCACCACTCACAATCGTCAGCATTCCATTCCTCTTGACAAGTCTTCGCTAGCTGTTGCTGAAGCGTCGGAGGAGGACCAGCTTTGGGCAGCCGCTTGCCTCCGTGTTCGCTCCTTCTATGACTTCCAGGCTTCCTCCTATGGCATCCAT TTTACTTCCAATGGAGAGGATAGAGTAGTTGTTGGAACCCTTGATCTTAACCAATGTCTTTGGCTTCCAGAAGAAATAGCTGGAACAAAACCAGAG GGGATTGAAGCTGATTTTGGAAGAGCATACTTGAGCAATGTATGTGTTGCAAGGGAACTGCACAGAAATGGCTTAGGTTATGACATTGTCACAAAATCAAAGATAGTTGCCGAAGAATGGG GCATAACTGATCTATATGTACATGTTGCTGTCGACAATGAGCCAGCGAAGAATTTGTACATGAAAAGTGGTttcattcatgaaaatgatgagcCTGCTTGGCAAGCTAGATTTCTAGATAGGCCCCGACGGATTCTTTTATGGATTGGTCTTCCTTGCACTAATGAGTTGTAA